A window from Temnothorax longispinosus isolate EJ_2023e chromosome 1, Tlon_JGU_v1, whole genome shotgun sequence encodes these proteins:
- the LOC139808264 gene encoding uncharacterized protein, with protein sequence MGKGDKRGVTQRSDGASTNLVGKFTQSVRRIVQDVKDEGTSSGQTKEEVIETNERLRVVRIRLDGSYDTAKRALVELMCKYTDSKQVRNVFQRYNLLKNMIKDVIKLETQYWTLVDIPRQEKQETVPAFVLRACSIMEKTHKSGEGVKTSARLAEEAETKRERIERLENMTTAQIEAENTQMTNDLYRLLKKYTGLRNLIKVLKEEYNGSKLYPMFPRYTILKDMIKDIMHNPDYMEVCHEVDQA encoded by the exons CCAGCACCAATCTCGTGGGCAAGTTCACGCAGAGCGTGCGGAGGATCGTCCAGGACGTGAAGGACGAGGGCACTTCCA GTGGGCAAACGAAGGAGGAGGTGATCGAGACGAACGAGAGGCTGAGGGTCGTGAGGATACGTTTGGACGGTAGCTACGACACCGCCAAAAGGGCCCTGGTCGAGCTGATGTGCAAGTACACCGACAGCAAGCAAGTGCGCAACGTGTTCCAGCGTTACAACCTCCTTAAAAATATGATCAAG GACGTAATTAAGCTGGAGACGCAATATTGGACGCTGGTGGATATACCGAGGCAGGAAAAGCAGGAGACCGTGCCCGCTTTCGTGCTGCGTGCCTGTTCCATCATGGAGAAGACCCACAAAAGCGGCGAAGGTGTGAAAACTTCGGCGCGTCTTGCCGAGGAGGCCGAGACCAAGAGAGAGCGCATCGAGAGACTCGAGA ATATGACGACGGCGCAAATCGAAGCTGAGAACACCCAGATGACTAATGATCTGTACAGATTGCTGAAGAAGTACACGGGTCTCAGGAATCTCATCAAAGTGTTGAAA GAGGAGTACAACGGCTCGAAGCTGTACCCGATGTTCCCGCGTTACACAATACTGAAGGACATGATAAAGGATATAATGCACAACCCGGACTATATGGAAGTCTGTCACGAGGTGGACCAAGCATAG
- the LOC139824229 gene encoding dnaJ homolog subfamily C member 8 has protein sequence MSDGASAVPMKSRSSASRQHHREPLELVTSKMASADSSLSSENPAKKEDEFNEFYTEVKEIEKRDSVLTPKQQIDRLLRPGSSYFNLNPFEVLQIDPSTAIEEIKKKYRRMSILVHPDKNQDDAERAQQAFEIVNKAWKTLENEETRSKCMDVIEEAKARTDHMIAEKKKKQKKEGRSENSGPTLLEEETEEGYRHAVWVMTMKLFADMERRRRELATRDAEQRKRKREEELSAEAQAAMEREWQRNFEESRQSRVDSWKAFQSGTSATKQKKAKKLKAFRPPKTKAESR, from the exons ATGAGCGACGGTGCATCAGCTGTGCCGATGAAGTCGCGATCTTCCGCCAGTCGGCAGCACCATCGGGAGCCTCTCGAGCTTGTAACAAGTAAGATGGCCTCCGCCGACTCCAGTTTATCAAGTGAAAATCCCGCCAAGAAGGAGGATGAATTTAACGAATTTTACACGGAG gttaaagaaattgaaaagagAGATTCTGTGCTGACCCCCAAGCAACAAATTGACAGACTACTGCGACCTGGGTCATCCTACTTCAATTTGAATCCATTTGAAGTTTTACAAATTGATCCGAGCACAGCGatagaggaaataaaaaagaaataccgTCGT ATGTCAATTTTGGTGCATCCAGACAAAAATCAGGATGACGCTGAAAGAGCACAGCAAGCCTTTGAAA TTGTTAATAAGGCGTGGAAAACTTTGGAAAACGAGGAAACTAGATCAAAATGTATGGACGTTATTGAGGAGGCAAAAGCTCGAACTGATCACATG attgcagaaaaaaagaaaaaacagaagaaagaaggaagatCTGAGAACTCGGGTCCGACACTTTTGGAGGAAGAAACTGAGGAAGGCTACAGACACGCAGTCTGGGTTATGACGATGAAACTGTTCGCCGATATGGAGCGAAGAAG ACGAGAACTAGCCACGAGAGATGCAGAACAACGTAAGAGAAAACGCGAAGAGGAATTATCTGCGGAAGCCCAGGCAGCAATGGAACGCGAATGGCAACGAAACTTCGAGGAGTCCAGACAATCGCGCGTCGACAGCTGGAAGGCGTTTCAATCCGGCACAAGCGCCACAAAGCAGAAGAAggcaaagaaattaaaagccTTCAGGCCGCCGAAAACGAAGGCGGAGTCACGATAA